The following is a genomic window from Halarcobacter mediterraneus.
CAAAAAATATAGTTCCAGCAAGAAGTGCAGCTTTAGTAAAAGATATAAAAAATGAAAGTACACTATTGGATTTCTCTTTATTTGTTTTACCTAATGAAACTCAAAATACTTTTAAATTTTTGCTATTAGTTCCTCTTGGAGCATTAGTTGTGGTTTTTATGAGAGTTGTAATAGGACTTAAAACTTCTGGAACTTTTATGCCTATTCTTCTTTCTATGGCTTTTATTGAAACTCAACTTGTTCCTGGAATAGTTATGTTTATAGTTGTTGTTACTATTGGATTAATTGTAAGGTCGTATCTATCCTATTTAAATTTATTATTAGTTGCAAGAATCTCCTCTGTTTTAATAGTTGTATTAGCAATTATGGCTTTTGTAGCAATTATGTCACAAAAACTTAATTTAGGATATGCAACAAGTATTACATTTTTCCCTATTATTATTTTATCTTGGACTATTGAAAGAATGTCAATTCTTTGGGAAGAAGAAGGGGCAAAAGAAGTATTTCAACAAGGAAGTGGTTCTTTGATTGTTGCAATAGTTGCTTTTTTTGCAATGACTAATAAGACACTTAGTTTCCTTACTTTTAACTTTCCTGAGGTTTTATTAATAGTTCTGGGATTAACAATTCTCCTTGGTCGATATAGTGGTTATAGATTAAGTGAATTATATAGATTTAAAACAATGGTAGATAATAAATAAAATGTTTTTAGCAAATCCATTCAAACTAAAAAAACTTGGTATTTTAGGAATGAATAATAGGAATATTAATTTTATAGGGAAGTATAATAATAGAAAAAACTATCCTTTAGTTGATGATAAATTAAAAACAAAACATTTAGCTTATGAATATAATTTAGCAGTACCTGAACTTCTAGGGTATATTCAGTTTCAAGTAGAAGTAAAATCATTTTTAAGATTTATAAAAAATGAAAAAGGCTTTGTAATTAAACCAGCACAAGGTAGTGGTGGAAAGGGAATTCTCGTAATTGTTGATAAAAAAAATGGTAAATATATAAAACCAAGTGGAGAAGAACTTAACTCTTCTGATATTAGAAGACATATTTCGAATATTTTAAGTGGTTTGTATTCTTTAGGTGGGAAAAATGATATTGCTTTATTTGAAAAACTAGTAAACTTTGACAATATCTTTGATGGTTTTTCTTATGAAGGAGTACCTGATATAAGAGTTATTGTTTATAGAGGTTATCCAGCTTTAGCCATGATGAGATTGTCTACTTCTCAAAGTGATGGAAAAGCAAATTTACATCAAGGTGCCGTTGGTGTTGGAATTGATATTAAAACAGGAAAAGCCTTAAGTGCTGTTCAATTTAATAGACCTATTAAATTTCATCCTGATACAAATAAAGAGTTGAAAACTTTGGTAATTCCTTATTGGGATGATATCCTTCATCTTTGCTCAAGGTGCTATGAAATGACACAAATGGGATATTTAGGAGCTGATATTGTAATTGATAAAGAAAAAGGACCTCTAATATTAGAACTAAATGCAAGACCAGGACTTGCAATTCAAATAGCAAACGATACAGGAGCTTTAAATAAATTTAATAAAATAGATAAGGTTTATGGAGCTCACAATACAATTGAAGAAAAAATAAATTTTTCAAAAGAAAATTTATAGGAAGGTAGGATTTTGTCTAGTTTTGAGAATTTTTTTGAATATCATATGAAAACAAAGCACTCTTACTTTTCTGTAAGAAGTTTTCCTAATAGATTAGACTGGAATAATCAACCAAGTGCTTTTAAATCATATCCAGACAATTTTGAAAAAATAGAATTAGATTTAGAGAAAGAAGAACATAAATTTATTTTTTATATTGCTGGAGTAAGTGCAAAAAAAACTTATCCAGGAGTTGAATATTTT
Proteins encoded in this region:
- a CDS encoding alpha-L-glutamate ligase-like protein; the encoded protein is MFLANPFKLKKLGILGMNNRNINFIGKYNNRKNYPLVDDKLKTKHLAYEYNLAVPELLGYIQFQVEVKSFLRFIKNEKGFVIKPAQGSGGKGILVIVDKKNGKYIKPSGEELNSSDIRRHISNILSGLYSLGGKNDIALFEKLVNFDNIFDGFSYEGVPDIRVIVYRGYPALAMMRLSTSQSDGKANLHQGAVGVGIDIKTGKALSAVQFNRPIKFHPDTNKELKTLVIPYWDDILHLCSRCYEMTQMGYLGADIVIDKEKGPLILELNARPGLAIQIANDTGALNKFNKIDKVYGAHNTIEEKINFSKENL